A genome region from Glycine max cultivar Williams 82 chromosome 5, Glycine_max_v4.0, whole genome shotgun sequence includes the following:
- the LOC121174835 gene encoding beta-glucosidase-like SFR2, chloroplastic → MRPYGLLDIASVSLANSLTLFPYIDEIFEKLDYIGINYYGQEVVSGAGLKLVENVEYSESGHGVYPDDLYHMLLQYHERYKHLNISFIITENGVSDETDLIRRPYLLEHLLAIYAAMIMGVRVLGYLFWTISNNWEWVDGYGPKFGLVAVDRENNLARIPRPSYHLFSKIVNTSKVTHEDRERAWDELQRAAKEKKTRPFYRAVDKHRLMYAVSNKSSWLSSRVDLTNLNNDLTLNEIGG, encoded by the exons ATGCGACCCTATGGTTTGCTTGATATTGCTTCTGTTTCACTAGCTAATTCATTGACTCTCTTCCCATACATTGATGAAATATTTGAGAAGCTGGACTATATAGGCATAAACTACTATGGGCAG GAAGTGGTTTCAGGTGCAGGCTTGAAGTTGGTGGAAAATGTTGAGTACAGTGAGTCTGGTCATGGGGTATACCCTGATGACTTATACCACATGCTGCTTCAGTACCATGAAAGATACAAACATCTAAATATTTCCTTCATCATTACTGAAAATGGGGTTTCAGATGAGACAGATTTGATCCGTCGGCCATATCTCTtggagcatttgcttgctatttATGCTGCCATGATCATG GGTGTACGTGTACTTGGTTACCTGTTCTGGACTATTTCTAATAACTGGGAGTGGGTTGATGGATATGGTCCCAAGTTTGGACTTGTTGCGGTTGACCGGGAAAATAATCTTGCACGGATCCCTCGCCCCTCTTACCATCTATTTTCTAAG ATTGTGAATACAAGCAAAGTTACACATGAAGATCGTGAAAGAGCATGGGACGAACTTCAAAGAGCTGcgaaagagaagaaaacaagGCCATTTTATCGAGCTGTGGATAAACACCGTTTAATGTATGCAG TGTCTAACAAGTCTTCTTGGCTCTCATCACGGGTGGACTTGACGAACCTGAACAACGACCTTACATTGAACGAGATTGGTGGTTGA